A region from the Nostoc sp. HK-01 genome encodes:
- a CDS encoding alpha-glucosidase, which produces MPQYFGKLPTTNQPWKTVGAGELVNKNERSIYFASGDSRLSISIIAANLIRVRFASTGEFLPRRPWAITMDDSEWEQVFYEIQETDTTLEITTEKIRICIQKQNCHLSCFDLADRPFAEDADMGIGWRLGAVANWKKIAPDEHFYGFGERTGFLDKLSQVKTNWTVDALDYDALTDEMYQAIPFFMALRPHVGYGIFLNTTFWSQFDIGAAQPGVWKMETRGGELDYYIIYGPEPREILCTYTQLTGRMPLPPKWALGYHQCRWSYESETVVRELAQEFRQRRIPCDVIHLDIDYMRGYRVFTWSPTRFPHPAQLIGDLAKNGFKTVTIIDPGVKYEPEANYHVFDQGLANDYFVRKADGALFHGYVWPEKAVFPDFMRADVRNWWGNLHKSLTDVGVAGIWNDMNEPAIDSRPFGDGGEKIWFPLDAPQGGAGENSTTHQEVHNLYGLMMAKACWEGLQEHRQQERSFVLTRSGYAGVQRWSSVWMGDNHSLWEHLEMSLPMLCNMGLSGVGFVGCDIGGFAGNATAELFARWMQVGMLYPLMRAHSAMSTARHEPWVFGDRTENICREYINLRYQLLPYIYSLFWEAATTGAPILRPLLYHFPNDPQTYTLYDQVLLGSSLMAAPIYRPGVEHRAVYLPAGTWYDWWSGECYQGATHILADAPLEKMPLYVRGGAVIPMQPVMQYVNELPPDEIRLRVWPGNSEYSFYEDDGQTFEYRNQNFSLIKINVLTQTNQIIVNISMREGKWTPPQRQIIVELVGVGQQQFIDDGQERSLLF; this is translated from the coding sequence ATGCCGCAATATTTTGGAAAACTCCCAACTACAAACCAACCGTGGAAAACAGTTGGCGCAGGGGAATTGGTAAACAAAAATGAGCGTAGTATTTATTTTGCATCTGGTGATTCGCGCCTCAGTATCAGCATAATTGCCGCGAATTTAATTCGAGTGCGTTTTGCATCCACAGGCGAATTTTTGCCTCGTCGTCCTTGGGCGATAACTATGGATGATAGTGAATGGGAACAGGTATTTTATGAGATACAAGAAACTGATACAACTTTAGAAATTACAACAGAAAAAATTCGCATCTGTATCCAAAAGCAAAATTGTCATCTTAGCTGCTTTGATTTAGCGGATCGTCCTTTTGCTGAAGATGCAGATATGGGGATTGGTTGGCGTTTAGGTGCAGTTGCTAACTGGAAAAAAATTGCCCCCGATGAACATTTTTATGGTTTTGGTGAACGCACAGGCTTTTTGGATAAACTCAGTCAAGTTAAAACAAACTGGACAGTTGATGCTTTAGATTACGATGCACTCACCGATGAAATGTACCAAGCGATTCCATTTTTTATGGCGTTGCGTCCCCATGTTGGCTACGGCATTTTTTTGAATACCACCTTCTGGAGTCAATTTGATATCGGTGCAGCCCAACCAGGTGTGTGGAAAATGGAAACTCGCGGTGGGGAGTTGGACTATTACATTATTTACGGCCCTGAACCTAGGGAAATTCTTTGCACCTATACTCAGTTAACCGGGAGAATGCCTTTACCGCCCAAGTGGGCTTTAGGATATCACCAATGTCGTTGGAGTTATGAATCAGAAACTGTGGTGCGAGAATTAGCACAGGAATTTCGTCAGCGGCGCATTCCTTGTGATGTGATTCACCTAGATATTGACTATATGCGCGGTTATCGCGTCTTTACTTGGAGTCCTACTCGTTTTCCTCACCCAGCACAATTAATTGGAGACTTAGCAAAAAATGGCTTTAAAACAGTTACGATTATTGACCCTGGTGTGAAGTATGAGCCAGAAGCTAATTATCACGTTTTTGACCAAGGATTAGCCAATGATTATTTTGTACGAAAGGCTGATGGGGCGCTGTTTCATGGTTATGTTTGGCCAGAAAAAGCCGTCTTTCCTGACTTTATGCGGGCGGATGTGCGTAATTGGTGGGGGAATCTGCACAAAAGCCTGACAGATGTTGGTGTTGCAGGTATTTGGAATGATATGAATGAACCTGCGATTGATAGTCGTCCCTTTGGGGATGGCGGGGAAAAGATTTGGTTTCCCTTGGATGCACCGCAGGGGGGAGCAGGGGAGAATAGCACTACTCATCAAGAGGTGCATAATTTGTATGGGTTGATGATGGCGAAGGCTTGTTGGGAAGGGTTGCAGGAACATCGTCAACAAGAGCGATCGTTTGTATTAACTCGTTCGGGGTATGCTGGGGTGCAGCGTTGGTCTTCTGTGTGGATGGGAGACAACCATTCTTTGTGGGAACATTTGGAAATGTCTCTACCCATGCTTTGCAATATGGGACTTTCGGGCGTGGGGTTTGTGGGTTGTGATATTGGCGGATTTGCGGGAAATGCAACGGCTGAACTGTTTGCTCGTTGGATGCAGGTGGGAATGCTTTACCCCTTAATGCGCGCTCATTCTGCCATGTCTACAGCGCGTCATGAACCTTGGGTATTTGGCGATCGCACTGAAAATATCTGTAGAGAATATATTAATCTGCGTTACCAACTTTTGCCTTATATTTACAGTTTATTTTGGGAAGCAGCCACCACAGGCGCACCAATTTTAAGACCATTACTCTACCACTTTCCTAACGATCCTCAAACTTACACCCTTTATGATCAAGTACTTTTAGGCTCATCACTCATGGCTGCGCCAATTTACCGTCCTGGTGTGGAACATCGAGCCGTCTATTTACCCGCAGGTACTTGGTATGACTGGTGGAGTGGCGAATGTTATCAAGGCGCAACTCATATTTTGGCGGATGCACCCCTCGAAAAAATGCCCCTTTATGTGCGTGGCGGTGCAGTTATTCCTATGCAGCCAGTGATGCAATATGTGAATGAATTACCACCTGATGAAATTCGCTTGCGGGTTTGGCCTGGTAATAGTGAATATAGTTTTTATGAAGATGATGGGCAAACATTCGAGTACCGTAATCAAAATTTCTCCCTCATAAAAATTAACGTCCTGACACAGACAAATCAAATAATAGTCAACATAAGTATGCGTGAGGGAAAATGGACACCACCACAGCGGCAAATAATTGTAGAACTTGTAGGTGTAGGCCAGCAGCAATTTATCGATGATGGTCAAGAACGAAGCTTGTTATTTTAA
- a CDS encoding two-component hybrid sensor and regulator: protein MLNSKRLQLQDVRNSIVVKVAAAIAILTGSFVLFGWMFDIEFLKMGNNPSLFTMKANTALCFILLGMSLWLSQINKNKQTDVDFRQKLKRRRQVIYLWLARALSLIPIIIALLTIIQYLFGRNFGVDELLFRDTQTPLLTSYPGRMGLNTAANFFFLGCALELLIYPKGERHHWYSQILTLMAGVISLEALIGYTYKIKILYSLFANGTSMALHTVLLFSVLCMGILWSNVDQGFMRVITSENYGGLLARRLLIAAIAVPLLLGWLIVQGQRAGHYDPDFAIAVFALILIIIFALLIWQCAAVVERLWFNNERTQTALRTYEEKLKSFVDANVIGILFGDVYGNIHQANDEFLRMVDYTREDLLAGQLKRDTITPLEYQHLDEQAIAQAKTNTNGACTPYKKEYLRQDGSRIPVLVGYVLVGEQQQESVAFILDLSERQQAQEKILQLNRDLQRRVVELQTLLDVIPIGIGIAEDVECSTIRVNPCFAKQLGIPTDINASLTAPVGERPTTFKVYCEGRELLPEELPMQYAATHGVEVLDFELDIIHNNGQVTKLLEYVAPLFDEEGNSRGCIGAFLDITSRKQAEELQQNQQKWLEDVLNLMPRPLLLIEPGTARVKFANRTANELAGGEFPQDIPAEDYHTAYYYTDATGNRILNEQMPGVRVARGERLDGVEIDWHTSQGVYSLLIFADTLPTMHGYPATCVLVFQDITKLKQAEKALSLGNKRLQLLFSTASALLSSQQPVALIDRVFRDLQEQINLDVYFNYLIEDNSQVMRLASYGGVTVELAKEIELLEFGKAVCGTAAQCRQFIYVEDVQQSSDPKTELIRSLGVKAYYCYPLIAQGKLFGTLSFGSCRRDFFTENQRGMMQAICDQIAIAMERASLISSLQQQTEQLQEANRMKDEFLAILSHELRSPLNAILGWAQLLRSRNLSETQIAKALETIERNARTQTQMIEDLLDISRMIRGKLNLKVSPCNLITIIESTIETVTLAAQAKEIELQFSSINQGDLQYNASQFLISGDSDRLQQIMWNLLSNAIKFTPQGGRVEIQISKSVGHVTESLSYAQIQIIDTGVGIQHEFLPYVFDRFRQADSSSTRAHGGLGLGLAIVRHLVELHGGIVNVDSPGEGQGTTFTVKLPLLLPNKETIFAPGSIPEVDIILSASPSLAGVRVLVVDDETDAREYMYTVLQQCQAQVQAVSSVKEALQVISQWKPDVLVSDIGMPGEDGYSLIRQLRSQPPEQGGKIPAAALTAYARAEDRMRAIQEGFQLHLPKPIQPAELATVVASLVGRT, encoded by the coding sequence ATGCTAAACAGCAAACGCTTGCAACTGCAAGATGTACGGAATTCAATAGTAGTCAAGGTTGCAGCAGCGATCGCCATCCTCACAGGTAGTTTTGTCCTATTTGGGTGGATGTTCGACATTGAATTTCTCAAAATGGGGAACAACCCTAGTTTGTTCACAATGAAGGCCAACACAGCGCTGTGTTTTATCTTATTAGGTATGTCGCTGTGGTTGTCACAAATCAACAAAAACAAGCAGACTGATGTAGATTTTAGACAGAAACTCAAGCGCAGACGGCAAGTTATTTATTTATGGCTGGCTAGAGCATTGAGTTTAATACCAATCATAATTGCCTTACTGACAATTATTCAATATTTATTTGGCAGGAATTTTGGAGTTGACGAGCTACTGTTTCGGGACACACAAACTCCTTTATTGACATCTTATCCAGGCAGGATGGGATTAAATACAGCAGCTAACTTTTTTTTCCTAGGCTGTGCTTTAGAACTTTTGATTTATCCAAAAGGTGAACGCCATCATTGGTATAGTCAAATTCTGACGCTGATGGCTGGGGTGATTTCCTTAGAAGCGCTCATCGGCTACACCTACAAAATCAAAATTCTCTATAGTCTCTTTGCTAATGGAACATCGATGGCATTACACACAGTATTACTGTTTAGTGTGCTGTGTATGGGAATTCTCTGGTCAAATGTAGACCAAGGATTTATGCGCGTAATTACCAGTGAAAATTATGGCGGGTTACTGGCGCGTCGTTTATTAATAGCGGCGATCGCTGTTCCGCTATTATTAGGCTGGTTGATTGTTCAAGGCCAGCGAGCCGGACATTATGACCCGGATTTTGCTATAGCAGTGTTTGCACTAATTTTAATTATTATTTTTGCTCTGTTGATTTGGCAATGTGCCGCAGTGGTAGAACGCCTGTGGTTCAACAACGAACGCACGCAAACAGCCCTGAGAACCTATGAAGAAAAACTCAAAAGTTTCGTAGATGCGAACGTCATTGGGATCTTGTTTGGTGATGTGTACGGCAATATTCACCAAGCAAATGACGAATTTCTCAGAATGGTTGATTATACCCGTGAAGATTTACTCGCAGGTCAATTGAAGCGGGATACTATCACACCTCTAGAGTATCAGCATTTAGATGAACAAGCGATCGCCCAAGCCAAAACAAATACCAATGGCGCTTGTACACCATATAAAAAAGAATATCTTCGCCAAGATGGTAGCCGCATACCAGTTTTAGTTGGTTACGTATTAGTGGGAGAACAACAGCAAGAATCTGTAGCCTTTATTCTGGACTTAAGCGAACGCCAACAAGCACAAGAAAAAATCCTGCAATTAAATCGAGATTTACAGCGGCGGGTTGTGGAGTTGCAAACCTTGTTGGATGTGATTCCTATAGGAATTGGCATTGCGGAAGATGTTGAATGTAGCACAATTCGCGTTAATCCTTGTTTTGCCAAGCAATTGGGTATCCCAACAGATATTAATGCTTCTCTCACCGCCCCTGTTGGAGAACGACCCACAACATTTAAAGTTTACTGTGAGGGTCGAGAACTCTTGCCAGAAGAACTACCTATGCAGTATGCCGCCACGCATGGTGTAGAAGTTCTCGATTTTGAATTAGATATTATTCATAACAACGGCCAAGTCACCAAGTTGTTAGAATATGTCGCCCCTTTATTTGATGAAGAAGGTAATAGCAGGGGTTGTATTGGCGCATTCTTAGATATTACGAGCCGCAAGCAAGCCGAGGAATTACAGCAGAACCAACAAAAATGGCTGGAAGATGTGTTAAATCTTATGCCCAGACCATTGCTATTGATTGAGCCAGGAACTGCACGGGTAAAATTTGCGAATCGCACTGCGAACGAATTAGCAGGGGGCGAATTTCCTCAAGATATCCCCGCCGAAGATTATCACACAGCCTACTATTACACAGATGCCACAGGCAACCGCATACTCAATGAGCAAATGCCAGGGGTACGAGTGGCCCGTGGTGAACGTTTGGATGGAGTGGAAATAGATTGGCATACCAGCCAAGGTGTATATTCTTTATTAATATTTGCAGATACACTGCCGACAATGCACGGCTATCCAGCTACCTGTGTGTTGGTATTTCAAGATATCACTAAACTCAAGCAAGCAGAAAAAGCATTGTCACTAGGTAATAAAAGGCTGCAATTATTATTTAGTACAGCCAGCGCTCTTTTATCTAGCCAGCAACCTGTGGCGCTGATAGACAGAGTTTTCCGTGATCTTCAAGAACAAATTAATTTAGATGTTTACTTCAATTATTTGATTGAAGATAACTCTCAAGTAATGCGTCTCGCTTCTTATGGCGGCGTGACAGTAGAACTAGCAAAAGAAATTGAGTTATTAGAATTTGGTAAAGCAGTCTGCGGTACAGCAGCCCAATGTCGCCAATTTATATATGTAGAAGATGTCCAGCAATCAAGCGACCCCAAAACAGAATTAATTCGCTCACTAGGTGTGAAGGCTTACTACTGTTATCCATTAATTGCTCAAGGTAAGTTGTTCGGTACCCTTTCTTTTGGTAGTTGCCGACGGGATTTCTTCACTGAAAATCAAAGAGGAATGATGCAGGCGATTTGCGACCAAATTGCGATCGCAATGGAAAGGGCAAGTTTAATTAGTTCCTTGCAGCAACAAACCGAACAGTTGCAAGAAGCCAACCGGATGAAAGACGAGTTTTTAGCCATACTTTCTCACGAATTGCGATCGCCCCTCAATGCAATTCTCGGCTGGGCGCAGCTGCTACGTAGTCGTAACCTGAGTGAAACTCAAATTGCCAAAGCCTTAGAAACCATTGAGCGCAATGCAAGAACACAAACTCAGATGATTGAAGACTTACTCGATATCTCTCGGATGATTAGGGGTAAGTTAAATCTCAAAGTTTCTCCGTGCAATCTGATCACTATTATTGAATCAACCATTGAAACTGTGACTTTAGCCGCCCAAGCCAAAGAAATTGAGTTGCAATTTTCTAGTATTAATCAGGGCGATTTACAGTACAACGCCAGCCAATTTTTAATTTCTGGTGATAGCGATCGCTTACAGCAGATTATGTGGAATCTACTCTCTAATGCCATTAAGTTTACACCCCAAGGCGGAAGAGTGGAAATTCAAATTTCCAAGAGCGTTGGTCATGTGACCGAATCTCTCAGCTACGCACAAATTCAAATCATTGATACAGGTGTGGGCATTCAGCACGAGTTTTTGCCTTACGTTTTTGATCGCTTTCGTCAAGCCGATAGTTCTAGCACCAGGGCGCACGGTGGCTTAGGATTAGGTTTAGCAATCGTCCGTCACTTAGTAGAATTACACGGTGGGATTGTAAATGTAGATAGCCCAGGAGAAGGACAAGGTACGACTTTTACAGTCAAACTACCCTTACTTCTGCCCAACAAAGAAACTATTTTTGCGCCAGGAAGCATACCAGAAGTAGACATTATTCTATCTGCATCTCCCTCATTAGCTGGTGTACGCGTCCTGGTAGTGGATGACGAAACCGACGCCAGGGAATACATGTACACAGTACTGCAACAATGTCAAGCTCAAGTCCAAGCAGTGAGTTCAGTTAAAGAAGCATTACAAGTAATTTCTCAGTGGAAACCTGATGTGTTAGTTAGTGACATCGGTATGCCTGGGGAAGATGGTTATTCATTGATTCGCCAATTGCGATCGCAACCGCCAGAACAAGGCGGTAAAATTCCCGCAGCCGCTTTAACCGCCTACGCTAGAGCCGAAGACCGAATGCGTGCGATTCAAGAAGGTTTTCAACTACATTTACCTAAACCAATACAACCTGCTGAGTTAGCTACCGTAGTTGCCAGCCTTGTAGGTAGAACTTAA
- a CDS encoding sugar-non-specific nuclease NucA homolog has translation MQKSKFFKFILPIALPAAAFAIFNSVQKPLTAQSNVNHLAMGNPTNAGSSLNNLLLSKFQYATSHNCFRGTPNWVSWQLNSSWLGSAPRQDDFRADTTLPSGCYRVQGTDYTGSGFDRGHMTPSADRTNTIANNSATFLMTNIIPQAPDNNQGVWANLENYTRSLVTSTKELYIIAGSYGTGGTGSNGARNTITTPTGGTITVPARTYKVIVVLDKPNSGASSVTTNTRVIAVDIPNTQGVRNADWRSYRISVDTLESRLTSATGTTYNFLSNVPSSVQNVIEARVDNL, from the coding sequence ATGCAGAAGTCTAAATTTTTCAAGTTTATTCTACCTATTGCTTTACCAGCAGCAGCTTTTGCCATATTTAATTCTGTCCAAAAGCCCCTAACTGCTCAAAGCAATGTAAATCATTTAGCAATGGGAAATCCCACTAATGCAGGTAGTAGTCTCAATAATTTATTATTAAGCAAATTTCAGTATGCTACTTCACATAACTGTTTCCGAGGAACACCAAATTGGGTAAGTTGGCAATTAAACTCATCATGGTTAGGAAGTGCGCCTCGCCAAGATGATTTTCGTGCAGATACTACCTTACCTTCGGGCTGCTATCGAGTCCAAGGTACAGATTACACAGGTAGCGGCTTTGACAGAGGACACATGACTCCTTCCGCCGATAGAACCAACACAATTGCTAACAATTCTGCTACCTTCTTGATGACAAATATCATTCCCCAAGCTCCTGATAATAATCAAGGTGTATGGGCAAATTTGGAAAACTATACTCGAAGTTTAGTCACCTCAACCAAAGAACTCTATATAATTGCTGGTTCTTATGGTACTGGTGGTACAGGGTCAAATGGTGCGAGAAACACAATTACAACACCTACTGGTGGTACAATTACTGTCCCAGCCAGAACTTACAAAGTGATTGTGGTTTTAGATAAACCAAATTCTGGAGCTAGTAGCGTAACTACCAATACAAGAGTTATTGCGGTAGATATACCCAATACACAGGGTGTGAGAAATGCAGATTGGAGAAGTTATAGAATTAGTGTTGATACTTTAGAATCAAGACTTACTAGTGCCACAGGAACTACCTACAACTTTCTTTCTAACGTTCCTAGCTCTGTGCAAAATGTAATTGAGGCTAGAGTTGATAATTTATAA
- a CDS encoding MAPEG family protein produces MPPQMTGDPNFERVLRVQQNTLEQTILFLPGLWLFSFYINPFWGAIIGAIWLVGRIIYAWGYYQAAEKRMIGFAITTISGTVLLLGSLIGIILTLVKL; encoded by the coding sequence ATGCCTCCCCAAATGACGGGAGACCCCAACTTTGAACGTGTACTGCGCGTCCAACAAAACACCCTAGAACAAACTATTTTATTCTTACCAGGTTTATGGTTGTTCTCTTTTTATATCAACCCATTTTGGGGGGCAATTATCGGTGCTATCTGGCTAGTAGGTAGAATTATCTATGCTTGGGGATATTATCAGGCCGCAGAAAAGCGCATGATTGGCTTTGCCATTACTACTATTAGTGGGACAGTGCTACTTTTAGGTTCGCTGATTGGCATCATTCTCACTTTGGTAAAGTTATAA
- a CDS encoding sugar-non-specific nuclease inhibitor NuiA homolog — protein MINQVTENLKQTSHGLLMMSESEYPFDVVFWTGQAQEPLTNEKLLQLTSHPRETPMEIVDLDYFFRNCAEDKEWHDEIQKQDVQKFQAMLKTLKDNLTDIQVYRLGMINIDVYIIGKTASGDLAGISTKVVET, from the coding sequence ATGATTAATCAAGTTACGGAAAATCTGAAGCAAACTTCTCATGGTTTGCTCATGATGAGTGAATCAGAATATCCCTTTGACGTTGTTTTCTGGACAGGTCAAGCTCAAGAGCCTTTGACTAATGAAAAACTTCTCCAGTTAACAAGTCATCCGCGAGAAACCCCAATGGAAATAGTAGACTTAGATTATTTTTTTCGTAATTGTGCTGAAGACAAAGAATGGCATGATGAAATTCAAAAACAAGATGTACAAAAATTTCAAGCTATGCTTAAAACACTCAAGGATAATCTCACAGATATCCAAGTTTATCGTTTAGGAATGATAAATATTGATGTCTATATTATTGGTAAAACGGCATCTGGTGATTTAGCAGGAATTTCTACAAAAGTTGTAGAAACCTAA